A genome region from Rhodanobacter thiooxydans includes the following:
- a CDS encoding TonB-dependent receptor domain-containing protein, with amino-acid sequence MRRNSKTGQLQRTALALALGLGFSGLAFGQATTGSIFGQAPAASGETVTVSGSTGITREVAVDSSGRYRITNLPLGTYTVTLKKDGVAVDSRDNVNLVVGAGTAVSFASAENAQNLGAVTVQANALPVIDVSSVDSRTVITAQELAKLPLGRTAESIALLAPGAVAGNGAFGRTVSFGGAGVTENAYYINGFNTTDPLKALGGVGLPYGSIDQQETYTGGYSAMYGRSDGGVISQVGKRGTNEWHFGAQVTWSPKSLANDPESIYYPNNQLPSGYVYNNPNLPGTIYRNRKNNTSWDTTYSVYAGGPLIRDRLYMFVSAESEKQQGTSTSTSDAGAPAVNKYKYSLPKLYTKFDWNINDSNILEYTHIKSNTSYSGDLYSYSYATGMHSAGITGHPTSTKDANRYDIAKYTGYITDDLTLSVTYGKSKTENYTVIPGLSATLPFLSGVTNQNPAITGGTPIRNGVTSYATTTPDAGSKTRGLRADLEYQLGDHHLALGIDNQSYFAHNQGRDMGGPGYIWIYSKTGKPTRAINPTLGVGAPGGNGYYVQKYIFKTTTSMSVKQKAFYLEDRWQISDNVMLSLGVRNDHFTNYNSAAKPYVDQKNQWAPRLGASWDVFGDSSFKVYGNLGRYFLALPNSVAIRGASASTYTREYSTYTGIDPVTGAPTGLTALGPGPVSANGEYGIAPDNKTFAPTDLKSQYQDEAILGFDKTLGSDWAYGAKATYRELQSAIDDICDGGKIESKLIAQGVNTSTLDIHSCYIFNPGRTNNFLLNDSNGGYKSVQMSQADWGFNQGAKRKYYALDMYLEHPFNGKWQARVDYTFSRSWGNTEGQVRSDLGQDDVSKTEDWDAAELMIASGGLMANNRRHQLKIRGSYQITPEWLVSAAARIQSGTPKNCLGYFGPNQTDPIGYGGDYHFCFGKASGPGAAGNTPWTEKVDLAVTYRPAFADHKLGFSLNAFNVLNQRRVTNTVPRSQTNVGTVSNTYGIGTYFQEPRYVRLSMTYDY; translated from the coding sequence TTGCGTAGAAATTCCAAGACGGGGCAACTGCAGCGCACTGCACTCGCTCTGGCGCTGGGCTTGGGCTTCAGCGGTCTGGCCTTCGGTCAGGCGACCACCGGCAGCATCTTCGGCCAGGCGCCAGCTGCATCCGGTGAGACCGTCACGGTAAGTGGCTCCACCGGTATTACCCGCGAGGTTGCTGTTGACAGCAGCGGACGCTACCGCATCACGAATCTTCCGCTCGGCACCTACACGGTCACCCTCAAGAAGGACGGCGTGGCGGTCGACTCGCGTGACAATGTCAACCTTGTGGTTGGCGCTGGTACGGCGGTGTCCTTTGCAAGTGCGGAAAACGCTCAGAACCTGGGCGCGGTGACGGTTCAGGCCAATGCGCTTCCCGTGATCGATGTCTCCTCGGTTGATTCGCGCACGGTCATCACCGCCCAGGAACTGGCCAAGCTGCCGCTCGGCCGCACCGCCGAGTCGATCGCCCTGCTGGCTCCGGGCGCGGTCGCCGGTAACGGTGCCTTTGGTCGGACGGTTTCGTTCGGCGGTGCCGGCGTCACCGAAAATGCGTACTACATCAACGGCTTCAACACGACCGATCCGTTGAAGGCTCTGGGTGGCGTTGGCCTGCCGTATGGCTCGATCGACCAGCAGGAAACCTACACCGGTGGCTACAGCGCCATGTATGGTCGTTCGGACGGCGGCGTGATCAGCCAGGTCGGCAAGCGCGGTACCAACGAGTGGCATTTCGGTGCGCAGGTGACTTGGTCGCCCAAGTCGCTGGCCAATGATCCGGAAAGCATCTACTACCCGAACAACCAGCTGCCGTCGGGCTATGTCTATAACAACCCGAACCTGCCGGGCACGATCTACCGCAACCGCAAGAACAATACCAGCTGGGATACCACCTATTCGGTCTATGCCGGTGGTCCGCTGATCCGCGATCGCCTGTACATGTTCGTGTCGGCCGAGTCCGAAAAGCAGCAGGGTACGAGCACCTCGACCTCCGACGCTGGCGCGCCAGCGGTCAACAAGTACAAATACAGCCTGCCCAAGCTGTACACCAAGTTCGACTGGAACATCAACGACAGCAACATCCTGGAATACACCCACATCAAGAGCAACACGTCCTACAGCGGCGACCTGTATAGCTACAGCTATGCCACGGGCATGCACAGCGCCGGGATCACGGGCCATCCGACCTCGACCAAGGATGCCAACAGGTACGATATCGCCAAGTACACCGGTTACATCACCGATGACCTGACGCTGTCGGTGACTTACGGCAAGAGCAAGACCGAGAACTACACCGTCATCCCGGGGCTCAGCGCCACACTGCCGTTCCTCTCGGGCGTGACCAACCAGAATCCGGCCATCACCGGCGGTACCCCGATCCGCAACGGTGTTACGAGTTACGCGACCACCACCCCGGATGCGGGCAGCAAGACGCGCGGCCTGCGCGCCGACTTGGAATACCAGTTGGGTGATCACCACCTTGCCCTTGGTATCGACAACCAGTCTTACTTCGCCCACAACCAGGGCCGGGACATGGGTGGTCCGGGTTATATCTGGATCTACAGCAAGACCGGCAAGCCCACCAGGGCGATCAACCCAACCCTCGGCGTCGGTGCTCCGGGCGGCAATGGCTACTACGTCCAGAAGTACATCTTCAAGACCACCACCAGCATGTCGGTCAAGCAGAAGGCGTTCTATCTGGAAGATCGCTGGCAGATCAGCGACAACGTGATGCTCAGCCTGGGCGTGCGCAACGACCACTTCACCAACTACAACAGCGCAGCCAAGCCGTACGTCGATCAGAAGAACCAGTGGGCACCGCGTCTGGGCGCCAGCTGGGACGTGTTCGGGGACTCCTCGTTCAAGGTTTACGGCAATCTTGGTCGCTACTTCCTCGCGTTGCCCAACAGTGTGGCCATTCGTGGCGCCTCTGCCTCCACTTACACGCGTGAGTATTCCACCTACACCGGTATCGACCCGGTGACTGGCGCCCCGACCGGCCTGACCGCACTGGGTCCGGGCCCGGTGTCTGCCAATGGCGAATACGGTATCGCACCGGACAACAAGACCTTCGCCCCGACCGATCTGAAGTCGCAGTACCAGGATGAAGCCATTCTCGGTTTCGACAAGACGCTGGGCTCGGATTGGGCCTATGGCGCGAAGGCAACCTACCGCGAGCTGCAGTCCGCGATCGATGACATCTGCGACGGTGGCAAGATCGAAAGCAAGCTGATCGCGCAGGGCGTCAACACCTCCACGCTCGACATCCACAGCTGCTACATCTTCAACCCGGGCCGCACCAACAACTTCCTGCTCAACGACTCGAACGGCGGCTACAAGAGCGTCCAGATGTCGCAGGCTGACTGGGGCTTCAACCAGGGTGCCAAGCGCAAGTACTACGCGCTCGACATGTACCTGGAACATCCGTTCAACGGCAAGTGGCAGGCGCGTGTGGACTACACGTTCTCGCGCAGCTGGGGCAACACCGAGGGTCAGGTGCGTTCCGATCTGGGCCAGGATGACGTGTCCAAGACGGAAGACTGGGATGCAGCTGAGCTGATGATTGCCAGCGGTGGCCTGATGGCGAACAACCGTCGGCACCAGTTGAAGATCCGCGGCAGCTACCAGATCACGCCGGAATGGCTGGTCTCCGCTGCAGCGCGGATCCAGTCGGGTACGCCGAAGAACTGCCTGGGTTATTTCGGTCCGAACCAGACCGATCCGATCGGCTACGGTGGTGATTACCACTTCTGCTTCGGCAAGGCCAGCGGTCCGGGAGCTGCGGGTAATACGCCGTGGACGGAGAAGGTCGATCTGGCGGTGACTTATCGTCCGGCGTTCGCCGACCACAAGCTGGGCTTCTCGCTCAACGCCTTCAACGTGCTCAATCAGCGTCGGGTAACCAATACGGTCCCGCGGTCGCAGACCAATGTGGGCACGGTCTCGAACACCTATGGTATCGGCACCTACTTCCAGGAGCCGCGTTACGTGCGTCTCTCCATGACGTATGACTACTAA